Proteins from one Bradyrhizobium sp. CB82 genomic window:
- the groES gene encoding co-chaperone GroES, translating into MKFRPLHDRVVVKRIEAEEKSAGGIIIPDTAKEKPSQGEVIAVGPGGRDENGKLIPIDVQVGDRVLFGKWSGTEVKIDGQDLLIMKESDIMGVLEAPASKKKAA; encoded by the coding sequence ATGAAATTCCGCCCGCTTCACGACCGCGTCGTGGTCAAGCGCATCGAAGCTGAGGAGAAGTCCGCTGGCGGCATCATCATTCCCGACACGGCCAAGGAAAAGCCCTCTCAGGGCGAAGTCATCGCCGTAGGTCCGGGCGGCCGCGACGAGAACGGCAAGCTGATCCCGATCGACGTGCAGGTCGGCGACCGCGTGCTGTTCGGCAAGTGGTCGGGCACCGAGGTCAAGATCGACGGCCAGGACCTGTTGATCATGAAGGAAAGCGACATCATGGGGGTGCTCGAAGCTCCCGCTTCGAAGAAGAAGGCCGCCTGA
- a CDS encoding IS1182 family transposase, translated as MMAADELFGDLPEQAKPQAGAAPLAAPRLREPQRDQIELRAVDIESLIGEDHPVRLIWSYVEELDLSELENRIKARGDRPGHPATSPRLLLALWLYATSEGVGSARALERLCESHDAYRWLCGGVSVNHHTLADFRVGCADLLDRLLCEHLAVLAKVGLVNLETLAQDGVRVRASAGAASFRREATLDRHLALAEAVVEDLKREVDARSDASNQRMKAAKERAARERRARVKAAQTALAEIKQQRKEREEKRGNGKKPKEPRASTTDADARVMKMADGGFRPAYNVQVTSAAGQPIVVDIKVCNTGSDRGLMRPMLERQRARPGGLPKDHLVDGGFGSAEDIEWAHAEGIDIFCPPTQSKHGTDPHLPRRGDGPGVLAWRARMASEEGKARYKPRSICECIHARWRNWDLRQLTVRGFEKVRAVVLWYALANNILQGNRLASA; from the coding sequence ATGATGGCCGCTGATGAATTGTTTGGGGATCTGCCGGAGCAGGCAAAGCCGCAAGCCGGTGCGGCGCCGCTCGCAGCGCCGCGACTTCGTGAGCCCCAACGCGATCAAATCGAGTTGCGAGCAGTGGATATCGAGAGCCTGATCGGGGAAGACCATCCGGTGCGCCTGATCTGGTCCTATGTCGAGGAACTCGACCTGAGTGAGCTGGAGAACCGGATCAAAGCGCGGGGCGATCGGCCTGGTCACCCCGCGACATCGCCGCGGCTTTTGCTGGCGCTGTGGCTCTATGCCACCAGCGAGGGCGTCGGCAGCGCGCGCGCGTTGGAGCGGCTTTGCGAGAGCCATGACGCCTATCGTTGGCTGTGTGGCGGGGTGTCGGTGAACCATCACACGCTGGCGGACTTCCGGGTCGGTTGCGCCGACCTGCTCGACCGGCTGCTTTGCGAGCATTTGGCGGTGCTGGCGAAGGTCGGCCTCGTCAATCTGGAAACGCTGGCGCAGGACGGTGTTCGGGTCCGGGCCAGCGCCGGGGCCGCTTCGTTCCGGCGGGAGGCGACGCTCGATCGGCACCTGGCCTTGGCTGAGGCGGTGGTGGAAGACCTCAAACGCGAGGTTGACGCTCGTTCGGATGCTAGCAATCAGCGCATGAAGGCCGCCAAGGAGCGCGCCGCGCGTGAGCGCAGAGCGCGCGTCAAAGCGGCGCAGACGGCGCTCGCCGAAATCAAGCAGCAGCGCAAGGAGCGCGAAGAAAAGCGCGGCAACGGCAAGAAGCCGAAAGAGCCGCGGGCCTCCACGACAGACGCCGACGCACGGGTCATGAAGATGGCCGACGGCGGCTTCCGCCCCGCCTACAACGTGCAGGTGACGAGTGCCGCCGGCCAGCCGATCGTCGTTGACATCAAGGTCTGCAACACCGGGTCCGACCGCGGCCTGATGCGGCCCATGCTGGAGCGGCAGCGCGCGCGTCCTGGCGGGTTGCCCAAGGACCATCTCGTCGATGGCGGCTTTGGCAGTGCCGAGGACATCGAGTGGGCGCACGCCGAGGGCATCGATATCTTTTGCCCGCCCACTCAATCCAAGCACGGCACCGATCCCCATCTACCGCGACGCGGCGACGGCCCGGGGGTGTTGGCCTGGCGTGCGCGCATGGCGAGCGAAGAGGGCAAGGCCCGATACAAGCCCCGGTCGATTTGCGAGTGCATACATGCCCGCTGGCGCAACTGGGACCTGCGCCAATTGACCGTGCGCGGCTTCGAAAAGGTCCGCGCCGTCGTGCTCTGGTACGCCCTCGCCAACAACATCCTGCAAGGCAACCGCCTCGCTAGCGCATAG
- the groL gene encoding chaperonin GroEL (60 kDa chaperone family; promotes refolding of misfolded polypeptides especially under stressful conditions; forms two stacked rings of heptamers to form a barrel-shaped 14mer; ends can be capped by GroES; misfolded proteins enter the barrel where they are refolded when GroES binds), protein MSAKEVKLGVDARDRMLRGVDILANAVKVTLGPKGRNVVLDKSFGAPRITKDGVAVAKEIELEDKFENMGAQMVREVASKAADAAGDGTTTATVLAAAIVREGAKSVAAGMNPMDLKRGIDLAVDAVVADLEKNSKKVTSNDEIAQVGTISANGDAEVGKFLADAMKKVGNEGVITVGEAKSLETELDVVEGMQFDRGYISPYFVTNADKMRAEMEDAYVLIYEKKLSSLNELLPLLEAVVQSGKPLVIVAEDVEGEALATLVVNRLRGGLKVAAVKAPGFGDRRKAMLQDIAILTGGQAISEDLGIKLENVTLNMLGRAKKVTIDKENTTIVNGAGKKADIEARVAQIKAQIEETTSDYDREKLQERLAKLAGGVAVIRVGGATEVEVKERKDRVDDAMHATRAAVEEGILPGGGVALLRASEHLKGIRTKNDDQKTGVEIVRKALSAPARQIAINAGEDGSVIVGKILEKDQYSFGFDSQTGEYGNLVTKGIIDPTKVVRVAIQNAASVAALLITTEAMVAELPKKPAASPAMPPGGGMGGMDF, encoded by the coding sequence ATGTCAGCTAAAGAAGTCAAACTAGGCGTCGATGCCCGCGATCGCATGCTGCGTGGCGTGGACATCCTTGCCAATGCCGTGAAGGTCACCCTCGGCCCGAAGGGTCGCAACGTCGTCCTCGACAAGTCGTTCGGCGCGCCCCGCATCACCAAAGACGGCGTTGCCGTCGCCAAAGAGATCGAGCTCGAGGACAAGTTCGAGAACATGGGCGCGCAGATGGTGCGGGAAGTGGCGTCGAAGGCGGCGGATGCTGCCGGCGACGGCACCACTACCGCGACCGTGCTGGCCGCCGCGATCGTCCGTGAAGGCGCCAAGTCAGTTGCCGCCGGCATGAACCCGATGGACCTCAAGCGTGGTATCGACCTCGCCGTCGACGCCGTCGTCGCCGACCTCGAGAAGAACTCCAAGAAGGTCACCTCGAACGACGAGATCGCCCAGGTCGGCACCATCTCCGCCAATGGCGATGCCGAAGTCGGTAAGTTCCTCGCCGATGCCATGAAGAAGGTCGGCAACGAGGGTGTCATCACCGTCGGGGAAGCCAAGTCGCTCGAGACCGAGCTCGACGTCGTCGAGGGCATGCAGTTCGACCGCGGCTACATCTCGCCCTACTTCGTCACCAATGCGGACAAGATGCGCGCTGAAATGGAAGACGCCTACGTCCTGATATACGAGAAAAAGCTCTCCTCGTTGAACGAGCTGCTGCCGCTGCTCGAGGCCGTGGTGCAGAGCGGCAAGCCGCTCGTCATCGTCGCAGAGGACGTCGAGGGCGAGGCGCTCGCCACGCTCGTGGTGAACCGTCTGCGCGGCGGCCTGAAGGTCGCGGCCGTGAAGGCGCCGGGCTTCGGCGATCGCCGCAAGGCCATGCTGCAGGACATCGCGATCCTGACCGGCGGCCAGGCAATCTCGGAAGATCTCGGCATCAAGCTCGAGAACGTCACGCTCAACATGCTCGGCCGCGCCAAGAAGGTGACAATCGACAAGGAGAACACCACGATCGTCAACGGCGCCGGCAAGAAGGCCGACATCGAGGCGCGCGTGGCCCAGATCAAGGCGCAGATCGAGGAGACCACCTCGGACTACGACCGTGAGAAGCTCCAGGAGCGTCTTGCCAAGCTCGCGGGCGGCGTCGCGGTGATCCGCGTCGGTGGCGCGACCGAGGTCGAGGTGAAGGAGCGCAAGGATCGCGTTGATGACGCGATGCATGCGACCCGCGCGGCGGTCGAGGAAGGCATCCTGCCGGGCGGCGGCGTCGCGCTGCTCCGTGCCTCCGAGCATCTCAAGGGCATCCGCACCAAGAACGACGACCAGAAGACCGGCGTCGAGATCGTGCGCAAGGCACTGTCGGCTCCTGCGCGCCAGATCGCGATCAACGCCGGCGAGGACGGCTCCGTCATCGTCGGCAAGATCCTGGAGAAGGATCAGTATTCGTTCGGCTTCGACAGCCAGACCGGCGAGTACGGCAACCTCGTCACCAAGGGCATCATCGACCCAACCAAGGTCGTGCGTGTGGCGATCCAGAACGCAGCTTCGGTTGCGGCGCTCCTGATCACCACCGAGGCCATGGTTGCCGAATTGCCGAAGAAGCCGGCTGCCAGCCCCGCCATGCCCCCGGGCGGCGGCATGGGTGGTATGGACTTCTAA
- a CDS encoding transglycosylase SLT domain-containing protein: MNGGTAAARLATLKIWQASCIAGALTATSLAAIHQIAVSRPSIATPNARVADAFSAISLNVTAMLTNARAAFPSPVIDEKFDTGLSANAVVAAAFSAAAPDVMMPSDVTTTQGRMLQVASLEAASPGKEATPQQDRPPAASPDPGEGKPAYLKYYVYSEIPPPEKPAKIALLALSDVPLGTPVQEIERAAEAFGLDANFMKAVAKIESDFNPRQRTGSYIGLFQLSKFEFSKYGSGDILNPRDNAMGAAYKFLTEAALFEVIAHKKPTFPDLYLIHQQGWEGAAEHISHPQRIAWKSMCATQEGSAKGERWCKRAIWGNTVPAVKREWKSVDNLTSGAFVAMWRDRVDTLYARYPVLTATAERLR, encoded by the coding sequence ATGAATGGGGGAACCGCGGCCGCGCGGCTGGCGACATTGAAGATTTGGCAAGCAAGCTGTATTGCCGGCGCGCTGACCGCGACTTCGCTTGCCGCGATTCATCAGATCGCGGTATCGCGCCCGAGCATCGCAACGCCGAATGCGAGAGTTGCTGATGCGTTCAGCGCCATCTCGCTGAATGTGACGGCGATGCTGACAAATGCCCGCGCGGCGTTTCCGAGCCCAGTCATCGACGAGAAATTCGATACAGGATTATCAGCTAATGCGGTCGTTGCGGCGGCATTCAGCGCCGCGGCGCCGGACGTGATGATGCCGTCCGATGTAACCACTACGCAAGGGCGAATGTTGCAGGTCGCCAGTCTTGAGGCAGCATCGCCAGGAAAGGAGGCAACGCCACAGCAGGACCGTCCGCCCGCTGCTTCGCCCGATCCGGGCGAAGGCAAACCGGCGTATCTCAAGTACTACGTCTACTCGGAAATTCCGCCGCCGGAGAAACCCGCGAAGATCGCGTTGTTGGCATTGAGCGACGTTCCGCTCGGAACGCCCGTCCAGGAGATCGAACGCGCGGCCGAAGCGTTCGGCCTCGATGCCAATTTCATGAAGGCGGTCGCCAAAATCGAATCCGATTTCAATCCCAGGCAACGCACCGGCTCCTATATCGGTCTGTTCCAGCTAAGCAAGTTTGAATTCAGCAAATACGGATCGGGCGACATCCTCAATCCTCGCGACAACGCTATGGGTGCCGCCTACAAGTTCCTCACCGAGGCTGCGCTATTCGAAGTAATAGCGCACAAGAAGCCGACCTTTCCCGATCTCTACCTGATCCACCAGCAGGGTTGGGAAGGAGCCGCCGAACACATCAGCCATCCGCAGCGGATTGCCTGGAAGTCGATGTGCGCAACCCAGGAGGGCTCGGCGAAGGGCGAGCGATGGTGCAAGCGCGCCATCTGGGGCAACACGGTGCCGGCGGTCAAACGCGAATGGAAGTCGGTCGATAATCTCACCTCGGGCGCGTTCGTGGCGATGTGGCGGGACCGCGTCGACACGCTCTATGCCCGCTATCCAGTGCTAACTGCGACGGCCGAACGCTTGAGATAG
- a CDS encoding ArdC family protein, translating to MKRDLYAEVSARIITELEAGAAPWIKPWSATPGANTPCNAVTSRPYSGCNVVLLWMAQAAGYRTPRFLTFKKALELGGHVRTGERGTKVYFVKQLHIGDDAEDGTATRLVPMMREYTVFNVDQCEGLPDSVATGKRRAFAILMPVMS from the coding sequence ATGAAACGCGACCTCTACGCGGAAGTATCAGCGCGCATCATCACAGAACTAGAAGCCGGCGCCGCCCCATGGATCAAGCCATGGTCGGCAACGCCTGGCGCAAACACGCCGTGCAACGCTGTGACCAGCCGGCCCTACTCCGGCTGCAACGTGGTTCTGTTGTGGATGGCGCAAGCGGCGGGATATCGCACGCCGCGCTTTCTCACATTCAAGAAGGCGTTGGAGTTGGGTGGTCATGTTCGCACGGGCGAACGGGGCACGAAAGTGTATTTCGTCAAGCAACTGCACATCGGGGACGACGCGGAGGACGGCACTGCAACCCGGTTGGTCCCGATGATGCGGGAATACACCGTGTTCAACGTCGACCAGTGTGAGGGCCTTCCCGATAGCGTCGCTACAGGGAAGCGGCGCGCGTTCGCAATCCTGATGCCCGTGATGAGTTAG
- a CDS encoding zincin-like metallopeptidase domain-containing protein, translated as MLSTGADIREGGEAYYVPSRDFISMPAFEAFKGADHFYGTVFHELLHWCGHKSRLDRDLKNRFGSRNYAAEELIAELGAAYLCAEFGFDGDLRHAGYIATWIDLLKSDKRAFFTACSQASKAADYLRGMALAEPADVAA; from the coding sequence TTGCTCTCAACCGGCGCTGATATCCGTGAGGGCGGCGAGGCGTACTACGTGCCGAGCCGCGATTTTATTTCCATGCCTGCATTCGAGGCCTTCAAGGGCGCCGATCACTTCTATGGCACGGTATTCCATGAACTTTTGCACTGGTGCGGGCACAAGAGCCGCCTTGATCGCGATCTGAAGAACCGGTTCGGCTCGCGCAACTACGCAGCGGAAGAGCTAATTGCAGAGCTAGGCGCTGCCTACCTGTGTGCGGAATTTGGTTTCGACGGTGATCTGCGGCACGCTGGCTATATCGCGACCTGGATCGATCTCCTGAAGTCCGACAAGCGGGCTTTTTTCACCGCTTGCAGCCAAGCCTCAAAGGCGGCGGACTACCTGCGCGGCATGGCGTTGGCCGAGCCGGCCGACGTCGCTGCGTGA
- the hemA gene encoding 5-aminolevulinate synthase, with the protein MAYDHFFSAALARLHGERRYRVFADLERIAGRFPHAIWHSPDGPRPVVIWCSNDYLGMGQHPKVIGAMVETATRMGAGAGGTRNISGTNHPLVELERELADLHGKEAALVFTSGYVSNEAGIATIARLLPDCVILSDGWNHNSMIEGVRRAGVEKKIWRHNDVGHLEELLAAESLGRPKLIVFEALYSMDGDIAPVNRICDLAERYGAMTYIDEVHSAGMYGRGGAGIAAREGALHRIDVVEGTLAKAFGCLGGYIAASADIIDAVRSYAPGFIFTTALPPAVCAAATAAIRHLKSSQWERDRHQERAARVKSVLNAAGLPVMPSETHIVPLMVGDPEKCKQASDLLLAEHGIYVQPINYPTVPRGTERLRITPTPYHDDKLIDALAEALVDVWGRVGLQLRRHALAAE; encoded by the coding sequence ATGGCCTATGATCATTTCTTTTCCGCAGCACTTGCTCGCCTGCACGGGGAACGGCGCTACCGTGTATTTGCCGATCTCGAGCGCATCGCCGGACGTTTCCCGCACGCCATATGGCATTCCCCGGACGGCCCGCGGCCGGTCGTGATCTGGTGCTCGAACGACTATCTGGGCATGGGCCAGCATCCGAAGGTGATCGGCGCCATGGTTGAAACCGCGACCCGCATGGGCGCCGGTGCGGGTGGCACCCGCAACATTTCCGGCACCAACCATCCACTCGTCGAATTGGAGCGCGAGCTCGCCGACCTCCACGGCAAGGAAGCCGCGCTGGTCTTCACCTCGGGATATGTGTCCAACGAGGCCGGCATCGCGACCATCGCCAGGCTGCTGCCGGACTGCGTGATCCTCTCTGACGGCTGGAACCACAATTCGATGATCGAGGGCGTGCGGCGAGCGGGCGTGGAAAAGAAGATCTGGCGCCATAATGACGTCGGCCACCTCGAAGAATTGCTGGCGGCGGAATCGCTCGGGCGGCCGAAGCTGATCGTGTTCGAGGCTCTCTACTCGATGGACGGCGACATCGCCCCGGTGAACCGCATCTGCGACCTCGCGGAGCGCTACGGCGCCATGACTTACATCGACGAGGTCCATTCGGCCGGCATGTACGGCCGGGGCGGCGCCGGCATCGCCGCGCGGGAAGGTGCGTTGCACCGCATTGACGTCGTCGAGGGCACGTTGGCGAAGGCCTTCGGCTGCCTGGGCGGCTACATCGCGGCGAGCGCCGATATCATCGATGCGGTGCGCTCTTACGCGCCGGGGTTCATCTTCACCACCGCGCTGCCGCCGGCGGTCTGCGCCGCCGCCACCGCGGCCATCCGGCACCTCAAGTCGTCGCAATGGGAGCGCGACCGCCATCAGGAGCGCGCGGCGCGCGTCAAGTCGGTGCTCAATGCCGCAGGCCTGCCGGTCATGCCCAGTGAGACGCACATTGTGCCGTTGATGGTGGGTGATCCGGAAAAGTGCAAGCAAGCGAGCGATCTCCTGCTCGCCGAACACGGCATCTATGTCCAGCCGATCAACTATCCGACTGTCCCGCGCGGCACCGAGCGTCTGCGCATCACGCCGACCCCCTATCACGATGACAAGCTGATTGATGCGCTCGCTGAAGCGCTGGTCGATGTGTGGGGCCGGGTCGGATTGCAGCTGCGACGCCACGCGCTCGCGGCAGAGTGA
- a CDS encoding HlyD family secretion protein, whose product MDAAVHDEVVRQGTTRTTVMRPPPNVDDASARQAGEIDDVALRSPESDPGGRPIIPSSGKRRARRRSGVLQTARFVLRRVATAAIAVVAAAVALVTWDQYNAGPWTRNGRVRVHVASVAPQISGQIRELRVVDNQFVHKGDVLYVIDPFDFEAALRAHKAALQQKIADLNVKELQSERRNRLSDLSTSVEQKQVYEGNALQAKAAVDAAQEQVAQAEVNLRRTVVHSPVNGIVTNLLLREGDYAHQGATNVSIIDADGYWIDGYFEETKLARLCEGDRAEAKLMGYAAPITGHIATVTRGISVSNAAASTQGLPNVDPVYTWVRLAQRVPVRIAIDKVPSGVPLVSGLTATITIGDGKDKPFLQRVRAELKTSFFGLIGEASARPGCIPGLLSASP is encoded by the coding sequence ATGGATGCGGCCGTTCATGATGAGGTTGTTCGACAAGGCACGACGCGAACGACGGTGATGCGTCCGCCGCCAAACGTCGATGACGCATCGGCGCGCCAGGCTGGCGAGATCGACGACGTTGCGCTGAGATCGCCGGAAAGCGACCCGGGTGGCCGACCGATCATCCCGTCCTCCGGAAAGCGCAGGGCACGGCGGCGAAGCGGTGTCTTGCAAACCGCGCGGTTTGTGCTGCGCAGGGTGGCGACAGCCGCGATTGCAGTCGTTGCGGCGGCGGTCGCTCTCGTCACCTGGGACCAGTACAACGCCGGCCCCTGGACACGCAACGGGCGCGTGCGAGTTCATGTCGCAAGTGTTGCGCCGCAGATTTCCGGTCAAATCAGGGAGCTGCGAGTTGTCGACAACCAGTTCGTCCACAAGGGTGACGTTTTGTATGTCATAGATCCCTTCGATTTCGAGGCCGCGCTGCGTGCGCACAAGGCGGCGCTGCAGCAAAAGATAGCCGATCTGAACGTGAAGGAATTGCAGTCCGAGCGGCGGAACCGCTTGTCCGATCTGTCTACTTCAGTCGAACAGAAGCAGGTCTATGAGGGCAATGCGCTGCAGGCGAAAGCGGCCGTTGACGCCGCGCAAGAGCAGGTGGCGCAGGCGGAGGTCAATTTGCGGCGCACCGTGGTGCACAGTCCGGTGAACGGAATCGTCACCAACCTCCTGTTGCGCGAGGGCGATTACGCGCATCAAGGGGCCACCAACGTCTCGATCATCGACGCGGACGGCTATTGGATCGATGGCTATTTCGAGGAAACCAAACTGGCACGGCTGTGCGAGGGTGACCGCGCCGAGGCAAAATTGATGGGCTACGCGGCGCCGATCACGGGCCACATCGCCACAGTGACGCGGGGCATCAGCGTGTCCAACGCAGCCGCGTCCACGCAAGGGTTGCCCAACGTCGACCCGGTCTACACCTGGGTGCGCCTGGCGCAGCGTGTGCCGGTCCGCATTGCGATCGACAAGGTGCCGTCCGGTGTCCCGTTGGTATCCGGCTTGACCGCAACCATCACGATAGGGGATGGCAAGGACAAACCGTTCTTGCAAAGAGTTCGCGCCGAACTGAAGACAAGCTTCTTCGGCTTGATCGGCGAGGCTTCGGCACGGCCAGGCTGCATTCCCGGCCTCTTGTCTGCATCGCCGTAG
- a CDS encoding DUF1656 domain-containing protein, whose protein sequence is MAHTFPELIIGGVLLAPFVTHLMVTLVIIIVLRPLLLVIGFAKMFSHAAIAELSLGVTILGLLILLF, encoded by the coding sequence ATGGCACACACCTTTCCAGAGCTGATCATCGGCGGCGTCCTGTTGGCGCCGTTTGTAACCCATTTGATGGTGACCCTCGTCATCATCATCGTCCTGCGACCGCTTCTGCTTGTCATCGGCTTTGCGAAGATGTTCAGCCATGCCGCAATTGCGGAGCTCAGTCTGGGCGTGACTATTTTGGGCTTATTGATCCTGTTGTTCTAG
- a CDS encoding FUSC family protein, whose product MIATTSERPFTIAKIPVSSWSFAIRVWLATVLALFVSFWLQLEAPTTAALTVAILAEPTRGQALDKAGFRLLATVIGVTASIAITGAFSQARDLILAAFAIWLGICVFAAKLLDGYRAYAAVLSGYTVGLVAVQQIDHPQHVFESGLARGAAIAVGILSIAVVNTLISTSDRQPGLLAQLTAIHRRVREYATAAFAREPGNSAAFLTLLRDIVALRPAIASVALESSSGSVRSAAARSAAVALVAELQAARLNRDVQSEASNGAAGEMLRRDAEVRQDLAALRSARWPLRVWRAPLHRSWRTAAESGVRAAAWFAIASAFYVWAGWPAASVSLSMVALSAGLGSITPNPRGFTAVSLAGTPVAAVLAGTLEFVVLNGVDAFPVLALGLAPLTIGAGLLLTSRNFLWSGLGRLILTFTMVMLSPTNPQTYNPQSFLFTALFLAVASTLLLAAQTLIPPVSEENRRKRLLADARSALLKYDRPNREAPEEAMFRDASRIEQFFAAGGAQDSRAVAEMLSCFDQSAVRRLCDAKLMPRKAA is encoded by the coding sequence ATGATCGCGACGACATCAGAACGACCGTTCACCATAGCGAAGATTCCCGTCAGCTCCTGGAGCTTCGCCATCCGTGTTTGGCTGGCGACGGTCCTGGCTCTGTTCGTGAGTTTCTGGTTGCAGCTGGAAGCGCCGACGACGGCCGCGCTTACGGTTGCAATTCTTGCCGAACCAACCCGCGGTCAGGCGCTGGACAAGGCAGGTTTTAGATTGCTCGCCACCGTCATAGGCGTGACGGCGTCAATCGCAATCACCGGCGCGTTCTCGCAGGCGAGGGACCTGATCCTCGCGGCATTCGCTATATGGCTTGGCATTTGCGTCTTTGCGGCGAAGCTTCTGGATGGTTATCGGGCCTATGCGGCGGTGCTGTCCGGCTACACGGTGGGACTTGTTGCGGTACAACAGATCGATCACCCGCAGCATGTGTTCGAATCCGGCCTGGCGCGTGGCGCCGCGATCGCGGTCGGCATCCTTTCGATAGCGGTGGTGAATACGTTGATATCCACCTCCGACCGTCAACCGGGCCTGCTCGCACAGCTCACGGCCATTCACCGCCGCGTTCGCGAGTACGCGACCGCAGCTTTCGCCCGCGAACCAGGCAACTCTGCCGCGTTCCTGACGCTGCTGCGCGATATCGTGGCGCTGCGGCCAGCGATCGCGAGCGTAGCCTTGGAGTCGAGCAGCGGCTCGGTCAGGAGTGCTGCCGCCCGCAGCGCTGCGGTCGCGCTGGTCGCCGAGTTGCAGGCTGCGCGCCTCAATCGTGATGTCCAGAGCGAAGCGTCGAACGGGGCAGCCGGAGAGATGCTGCGCCGGGATGCCGAGGTTCGCCAGGATCTGGCAGCCCTGAGATCGGCGAGATGGCCATTGCGGGTTTGGCGGGCGCCTCTGCATCGCTCCTGGAGAACGGCGGCCGAAAGCGGCGTCCGCGCCGCCGCATGGTTTGCGATCGCATCGGCGTTCTATGTTTGGGCCGGCTGGCCCGCAGCTAGCGTGTCACTGTCTATGGTCGCGCTGTCGGCCGGACTGGGGTCCATAACTCCGAACCCGCGCGGCTTCACTGCCGTCAGCCTGGCTGGTACGCCGGTTGCGGCTGTGCTGGCCGGCACACTCGAGTTCGTAGTCCTCAATGGCGTCGATGCCTTTCCAGTGCTGGCCCTCGGTCTAGCTCCCCTCACGATCGGCGCAGGGCTGCTCCTGACTTCCAGGAATTTTCTTTGGTCGGGTCTCGGTCGCCTTATTCTCACTTTCACCATGGTCATGCTGTCGCCGACCAATCCGCAGACCTACAATCCGCAGAGCTTCCTCTTCACCGCGCTATTTTTGGCCGTGGCATCCACGCTCCTGCTTGCGGCGCAGACGCTGATTCCGCCAGTCTCGGAGGAAAACCGCAGGAAGCGGCTGCTCGCAGACGCACGCAGCGCGCTGCTCAAATACGACCGCCCGAATCGAGAAGCGCCGGAGGAAGCAATGTTCCGGGACGCCTCGCGTATCGAGCAGTTTTTCGCCGCAGGAGGCGCGCAGGACAGTCGCGCGGTTGCGGAGATGCTCTCCTGCTTTGACCAATCGGCAGTGCGGCGGCTTTGCGACGCCAAGCTGATGCCCCGGAAGGCAGCCTGA
- a CDS encoding winged helix-turn-helix domain-containing protein, translating into MIAASIVRRHGAGKSKFRECNQSVIAHHQRGIARGNQNHQIVGHEHLSRDNPAKAREVTMRSTLAFGRLEQFHPEPEFDVGRAVQRPAAVRSFFETRTRSGGVAPADVSFGSFRLLPTQLLLLEDDKPVSIGSRALALLIALLERRGELVSKQDLMARVWPNLFVEPANLTVHMSALRRVLRDGRDGNRFIVNIPGRGYCFVAAVDVSRHEN; encoded by the coding sequence GTGATCGCCGCTTCCATCGTACGCCGGCATGGTGCTGGTAAATCTAAGTTTAGGGAATGCAACCAATCCGTCATTGCACACCACCAGCGTGGAATAGCTCGCGGCAATCAAAATCATCAAATTGTCGGTCACGAGCATCTCAGCCGGGATAACCCTGCCAAAGCACGCGAGGTCACAATGCGATCGACTTTAGCTTTCGGGCGCTTGGAGCAATTTCATCCCGAACCGGAGTTTGACGTTGGACGCGCCGTTCAGCGTCCGGCTGCGGTGAGATCATTCTTCGAGACTCGAACAAGATCAGGCGGCGTCGCCCCAGCCGACGTTTCGTTCGGATCGTTTCGCCTGCTTCCAACACAGCTTCTTCTGCTGGAAGACGATAAGCCCGTGTCGATCGGCAGTCGCGCTCTCGCGCTCCTGATTGCTTTGCTTGAACGCCGCGGCGAGTTGGTCAGTAAGCAGGACTTGATGGCTCGGGTTTGGCCGAATCTCTTTGTCGAGCCTGCCAACCTCACGGTCCATATGTCTGCGTTGCGTCGCGTACTGCGTGACGGACGGGACGGGAATCGGTTCATCGTCAACATTCCCGGACGTGGCTACTGCTTCGTCGCCGCAGTCGATGTGTCGCGGCACGAGAACTGA